The following are from one region of the Natronosporangium hydrolyticum genome:
- a CDS encoding WhiB family transcriptional regulator, producing MEMIADWPSKAACRDGDPDALFVQGAEQNVAKRVCRACPVKYECLADALDNRIEFGVWGGMTERERRALLRRHPHVASWRRAFEAAMRDKELVSA from the coding sequence ATGGAGATGATCGCGGACTGGCCGAGTAAAGCGGCTTGCCGGGATGGCGATCCGGACGCACTGTTCGTGCAGGGGGCAGAGCAGAACGTGGCCAAGCGGGTCTGTCGGGCCTGCCCGGTGAAGTACGAATGCCTCGCTGACGCGCTGGACAACCGGATCGAGTTCGGGGTGTGGGGCGGAATGACCGAACGGGAACGGCGGGCGCTGCTCCGCCGGCACCCGCACGTGGCGAGCTGGCGCCGCGCCTTCGAGGCCGCGATGCGGGACAAGGAGCTCGTTTCCGCCTAG